The following coding sequences lie in one Mucilaginibacter sp. KACC 22773 genomic window:
- a CDS encoding DUF6298 domain-containing protein translates to MLRFWVSRFIFMLVGGMLLHASLFAQKKKQNKPQSPVVAEKKGKLVYAVAPNGDRIPDYSYCGYMASEQAIPNVPVRIVVPLKPGDATLRIQSAIDYVAALQPDKQGIRGAVLLNKGVYQVKGSLNIKASGVVLRGSGMGANGTTLFAAGTDRETFIRVAGTKDRQTSKEIKITDAYVPVNASVFHIADGGAIKAGDMILVHRPSTQAWINTIKTDHFGGDLTTLAWKPGERDIYWDRKVTAVNGNTITIDAPLTTALDSAFGGGLISAYTWPGRIAQVGIENLELQSAYDPSNPKDEAHRWMAVTMENVTDAWVRQVTFRHFAGSAVFVLPTGNRITVEDCKSLAPVSEIGGQRRNTFLTMGGQTLFQRLYTENGFHDFATGYCAPGPNAFVQCMAVQSNSFSGSIDSWASGVLFDIANIDGQPLSYLNRGQDGQGAGWNAANSLFWNCTAARVDCYQPPTAQNWAFGTWAQFAGDGYWEESNSSINPRSFYYAQLANRLNKDVSNQSNILYPATEPSSSPTVEQAAELMAAARKPAVTINEWIDEASKRNPINISSTGIKNIDQVGYKPSVGATPAPKMTVLNGWLVRGNTVLAGKHFETPWWNGTVHPDYTDKEAKPAIARWVPGQTGTGLTDDLNDVAGWMLHDNIITFEHNYGLWYDRRRDDHERIRRMDGDVWAPFYELPFARSGKELAYDGLSKYDLTKYNTWYWSRLKQFADLADQKGLVLVHQNYFQHNIIEAGAHYTDFPWRTANNINGSGFPEPVPYAGDKRQFMAEQFYDETNPVRRKFHQAYINKCMDNFAGNNGVIQLIGAEFTGPLHFMQFWVETVKQWETTRKHKEIIGLSATKDVQDAILADPSKASVINVIDIRYWYYQANGAAYEPIGGQSLAPRQQARILKPKATSFEQVYRAVHEYRTKYPDKAVLFSADGYDHFGWAVFIAGGSLPVLPAGTDKQFLNAASGMKSAELPGAPKDQWALSSAKGYIVYTNADKAVRLDLPANTIYKAQWIDPQTGQVLPGDQEVNGGNGTEIKNPNVGAAILWLTRN, encoded by the coding sequence ATGTTAAGATTTTGGGTAAGTAGGTTTATATTTATGTTGGTTGGAGGTATGCTTTTGCATGCCTCCTTATTTGCTCAAAAAAAGAAACAAAACAAACCACAGTCACCTGTTGTTGCCGAAAAAAAGGGCAAGCTTGTTTATGCAGTAGCCCCTAATGGCGACCGTATTCCAGATTATTCATACTGCGGCTATATGGCTTCTGAACAGGCCATACCTAATGTGCCTGTACGCATTGTAGTGCCACTAAAGCCCGGCGATGCAACGCTCAGAATTCAGTCGGCAATTGATTACGTAGCTGCTTTACAGCCTGATAAACAGGGAATCCGTGGCGCGGTATTGCTAAACAAAGGTGTATATCAGGTTAAGGGTAGTTTAAATATCAAAGCTTCGGGTGTGGTTTTACGCGGAAGCGGCATGGGCGCAAACGGTACCACATTGTTTGCCGCCGGTACGGATAGGGAAACATTCATCCGGGTTGCCGGCACTAAGGACAGGCAAACATCAAAAGAAATTAAAATTACAGACGCTTACGTGCCTGTAAATGCATCCGTTTTCCATATTGCCGATGGTGGTGCAATTAAAGCGGGCGATATGATCCTGGTACACCGCCCCAGCACGCAAGCCTGGATAAACACGATAAAAACCGACCATTTTGGTGGCGATTTAACAACGCTTGCCTGGAAACCCGGCGAGCGTGATATTTATTGGGACCGTAAGGTAACAGCAGTTAATGGTAATACAATTACCATCGATGCTCCGCTTACTACTGCCTTAGATAGCGCGTTTGGCGGGGGCCTTATATCAGCTTACACATGGCCAGGCCGCATCGCACAGGTTGGTATCGAAAACCTCGAACTGCAGTCGGCCTATGATCCCTCAAACCCTAAAGATGAAGCGCACCGCTGGATGGCTGTAACTATGGAAAATGTTACTGATGCCTGGGTAAGGCAGGTTACATTCAGGCATTTTGCCGGTTCGGCAGTATTTGTTTTGCCTACCGGTAACCGTATTACTGTTGAGGATTGTAAATCATTGGCGCCGGTATCAGAAATTGGCGGGCAGCGACGAAATACATTTTTAACCATGGGCGGCCAAACGCTGTTTCAGCGCCTGTACACCGAAAATGGCTTTCACGATTTTGCCACAGGTTATTGCGCGCCTGGTCCTAATGCATTTGTGCAATGTATGGCGGTTCAATCAAATAGTTTTAGCGGCAGTATAGATAGCTGGGCTTCAGGTGTTTTATTTGATATTGCCAATATAGATGGGCAACCTTTAAGCTACCTTAACCGCGGCCAGGATGGGCAGGGAGCAGGATGGAATGCGGCAAACAGCCTGTTTTGGAATTGTACTGCTGCCCGGGTTGATTGCTATCAGCCGCCAACAGCGCAAAACTGGGCTTTTGGCACCTGGGCTCAATTCGCCGGCGATGGCTATTGGGAAGAATCAAACAGTTCTATTAACCCACGCAGCTTTTATTATGCCCAATTGGCCAATAGGCTAAACAAAGATGTAAGCAATCAGTCCAATATTTTATATCCCGCTACAGAACCATCAAGCAGCCCTACTGTTGAGCAAGCGGCCGAATTAATGGCCGCCGCCAGGAAACCAGCTGTTACCATTAACGAATGGATTGATGAGGCCTCTAAAAGAAATCCCATCAATATTTCATCAACAGGAATAAAAAACATTGATCAGGTAGGGTATAAGCCGTCAGTTGGCGCCACGCCGGCCCCAAAAATGACGGTGCTTAACGGCTGGCTGGTACGTGGGAACACGGTATTGGCAGGTAAACATTTTGAAACACCCTGGTGGAACGGCACTGTCCATCCCGATTATACCGATAAGGAAGCCAAACCGGCCATTGCCCGTTGGGTGCCCGGCCAGACCGGGACAGGACTTACCGACGATTTAAACGATGTAGCTGGCTGGATGCTTCATGACAACATTATAACATTTGAGCATAATTATGGCTTATGGTATGATCGCCGCCGCGATGATCATGAACGCATCCGCAGGATGGACGGCGACGTTTGGGCGCCATTTTATGAACTGCCTTTTGCCCGCAGCGGTAAAGAGTTAGCCTACGATGGCTTAAGCAAATACGACCTCACTAAATACAACACCTGGTACTGGAGCCGTTTAAAACAATTTGCCGACCTGGCCGATCAGAAAGGTTTGGTACTGGTACATCAAAATTATTTTCAGCATAATATTATTGAAGCCGGTGCACACTATACCGATTTTCCATGGCGCACTGCCAACAACATCAACGGTAGCGGTTTCCCCGAACCGGTTCCTTACGCGGGTGATAAACGCCAGTTTATGGCCGAGCAGTTTTATGATGAAACTAACCCTGTGCGGCGTAAGTTTCACCAGGCTTATATTAACAAATGCATGGATAATTTTGCGGGCAATAACGGTGTAATTCAGTTGATTGGAGCTGAGTTCACCGGCCCGCTCCATTTTATGCAGTTTTGGGTAGAAACCGTTAAGCAATGGGAAACTACCCGTAAACACAAAGAAATTATTGGCCTTAGCGCCACCAAGGATGTGCAGGATGCCATCCTTGCCGATCCTTCAAAAGCATCGGTTATCAATGTGATCGACATTCGTTACTGGTATTACCAGGCCAACGGCGCGGCATATGAACCCATTGGCGGCCAAAGCCTTGCCCCGCGCCAACAGGCCCGCATTTTAAAACCCAAAGCAACATCTTTTGAGCAGGTTTATCGTGCCGTACATGAGTACCGCACTAAATATCCCGATAAAGCTGTGCTGTTTTCTGCCGATGGATACGATCATTTTGGCTGGGCTGTATTTATAGCCGGCGGCTCATTGCCTGTATTACCGGCCGGTACAGATAAACAGTTTTTAAATGCGGCAAGCGGCATGAAGTCTGCTGAACTGCCCGGTGCGCCAAAAGACCAATGGGCATTAAGTTCGGCCAAAGGATACATTGTTTACACCAATGCTGATAAGGCCGTTCGTTTGGATCTGCCTGCCAATACCATTTATAAAGCGCAATGGATAGATCCCCAAACCGGCCAGGTCTTGCCGGGCGACCAGGAGGTAAACGGAGGTAACGGAACCGAAATAAAAAACCCTAACGTTGGTGCAGCCATTTTATGGCTAACACGTAACTAA
- a CDS encoding polysaccharide lyase encodes MKKHTALFIVVAALGFAKPAFAQYPEVPQKVKDESEALMKEATRRSDSAWQIALPIIKADQRRGKVYVPWAGRPTDLPQAKIPAFPGAEGGGKFTYGGRGGKVYVVTSLEDSGPGTLREACEKGGARIVVFNVAGIIRIKTPIIVRAPYITIEGQTAPGDGVCIAGESFWVNTHDVIIRYMRFRRGETNVGRRDDALGGNPVGNIIADHVSASWGLDENFSMYRHMFDPGDGSKEEKLGTVNITIQNCIYSESLDYWNHAFGSTTGGENSSLMRNLWADNTGRNPSVGWNGVYNFVNNVVFNWHHRSMDGGDYTTNYNVINNYFKPGPVTPKNEPVGHRILKPESGRSKLKEKFFGRVYAVGNIMEGYPEVTKDPWNGGIQVEGPGGKELPDAGEYKDYMKSDVPFPMPSLTIMSATDAYKFVIANAGATLPKRDPVDVRITEQARTGKIVYKEVETDTAFQFKVRKLPKDSYKLGIITAPWQVGGYPDYKGTPYKDSDNDGLPDAWEIAHGLNPKDGGDSALPAKNGGGYTNIEVYLNTVALKGEKKLAALK; translated from the coding sequence ATGAAAAAACACACAGCCTTATTTATAGTTGTGGCAGCGTTGGGGTTTGCAAAGCCCGCGTTTGCCCAATACCCGGAGGTTCCTCAGAAGGTAAAAGACGAGAGTGAAGCATTAATGAAAGAGGCTACCCGCCGTTCAGACTCGGCCTGGCAAATTGCGTTGCCCATAATAAAAGCCGATCAAAGGCGGGGTAAGGTTTATGTGCCCTGGGCAGGAAGGCCGACTGATTTGCCACAGGCAAAAATCCCGGCGTTCCCCGGGGCCGAAGGCGGCGGCAAATTTACCTATGGCGGTCGTGGCGGTAAGGTGTATGTGGTTACCAGCCTTGAAGATAGCGGCCCCGGCACCTTGCGGGAAGCCTGCGAAAAAGGTGGTGCGCGTATAGTAGTATTTAATGTTGCAGGTATTATCCGTATAAAAACGCCCATTATAGTGAGGGCGCCATACATCACTATTGAAGGGCAAACTGCGCCCGGTGACGGTGTTTGTATTGCCGGCGAATCATTTTGGGTAAATACCCACGATGTAATTATCCGTTACATGCGTTTCCGCCGTGGCGAAACAAACGTTGGGCGCAGGGATGATGCATTGGGCGGTAATCCTGTAGGTAATATTATTGCCGATCACGTATCTGCGAGCTGGGGGCTTGATGAAAACTTTTCGATGTACAGGCACATGTTTGATCCGGGCGATGGTTCAAAAGAAGAAAAGTTGGGTACGGTGAATATCACCATCCAAAACTGTATCTATTCTGAATCGTTGGATTATTGGAACCATGCTTTTGGCAGCACTACAGGCGGCGAAAATAGCTCCTTGATGCGTAACCTTTGGGCCGATAACACCGGCCGCAACCCATCGGTGGGTTGGAATGGGGTTTATAATTTTGTAAACAATGTGGTATTTAACTGGCACCACCGCTCGATGGATGGCGGCGATTATACTACAAACTATAACGTTATCAATAACTACTTTAAACCCGGCCCGGTGACACCCAAAAACGAACCTGTCGGGCACAGGATACTGAAACCCGAATCGGGCAGGAGCAAACTGAAGGAGAAATTTTTTGGCAGGGTATACGCTGTGGGTAACATCATGGAAGGCTATCCTGAGGTAACTAAAGATCCATGGAACGGTGGTATCCAGGTTGAAGGGCCGGGAGGTAAGGAGTTACCTGATGCAGGTGAGTATAAAGATTACATGAAATCGGATGTTCCGTTCCCAATGCCGTCTTTAACTATCATGTCGGCTACGGATGCCTATAAATTTGTGATTGCTAATGCGGGCGCCACACTTCCCAAGCGCGACCCGGTTGATGTACGCATTACAGAACAGGCGCGTACCGGAAAAATTGTATATAAAGAGGTGGAAACCGATACCGCTTTCCAGTTTAAAGTGCGCAAGTTACCTAAGGATTCTTATAAATTAGGCATCATCACTGCTCCATGGCAGGTTGGCGGATATCCCGACTATAAAGGTACGCCATACAAAGATTCGGATAACGACGGTTTACCTGATGCCTGGGAAATTGCACATGGCCTTAACCCTAAAGATGGCGGCGATTCGGCTTTGCCGGCAAAAAATGGCGGTGGTTATACCAATATAGAGGTATATTTAAATACCGTGGCGCTTAAAGGAGAAAAGAAACTGGCTGCGTTAAAATAA
- a CDS encoding RagB/SusD family nutrient uptake outer membrane protein, whose protein sequence is MKEDLQYTTPTEVFNDSTLAILNINYIYSANQPAWFGSTGGALGGGGAMCDEFYGDNAFVKGTVNIETVGDIGTAVSVSNNYGKIRVINTTLASLATSTLPQGTKNRYRAQVLFWRAFRYFDLVRLYGGVPLVLTPLQAIGAEAKNAALLPRNSTSECFKQIVSDLDTCIKYLPGKWTGSDYGRITSGAVAAFKGRVLLTYASPQFNPSNDPTRWQAAKVANDAAIQTLTTNGYGLYPSYDGLWFVKGVANTEAVMVTEYNNQTDDNGTNPNGYDNATRPAYLGTKGGSNQPTWDMVKSYPMLDGAAPGASSKYTYSDNTFFDNRDPRFNLTIAYNGCKWPLLGNTNYRLWTYFYYSNAAGTSTKSTEPTSPTGSGFYLRKAIDPSISLSNTQYIGTDWIEIRYAEVLLNQAECAAALGDVTTAYTNLVALRKRAGVEAGADNLYGLQAGMGADQMISAIMTERQIELAFEGKRYWDLRRRKLLESTLNGKKRTGVTITLNNTGTGKDYLLLTRDALANTSLDDLYTTSFTVKSKTLDTYNLAVQSEDYYFGIPTAALQNNSNLLQTNTWGGAFDPLK, encoded by the coding sequence ATGAAAGAGGATCTGCAGTATACCACACCCACCGAAGTTTTTAACGATTCGACGCTGGCTATATTAAATATCAATTATATATACTCGGCAAATCAGCCGGCATGGTTTGGCAGTACAGGTGGCGCTTTGGGCGGCGGTGGCGCCATGTGCGATGAATTTTACGGCGATAACGCCTTTGTTAAGGGTACCGTGAATATTGAAACCGTTGGCGATATTGGTACTGCTGTATCGGTAAGTAATAATTACGGCAAAATAAGGGTTATCAATACCACGCTGGCCAGCCTTGCAACAAGTACATTACCGCAAGGGACAAAAAACAGGTACCGTGCCCAGGTTTTATTTTGGAGAGCTTTCAGATATTTTGACCTTGTCAGGTTATATGGTGGGGTGCCATTAGTGCTAACGCCCCTGCAAGCCATAGGCGCCGAGGCCAAGAATGCGGCTTTGCTGCCACGCAACAGCACGTCAGAATGTTTTAAGCAAATAGTGAGCGATTTGGATACCTGCATAAAATATTTGCCGGGCAAATGGACAGGTTCTGATTACGGTCGTATTACTTCGGGTGCGGTTGCGGCTTTTAAAGGCAGGGTGTTGTTAACCTACGCCAGCCCGCAGTTTAACCCTTCAAATGATCCAACCCGCTGGCAGGCAGCAAAAGTAGCCAATGATGCAGCCATCCAAACGCTTACTACAAACGGATACGGGCTTTATCCCTCGTATGATGGTTTATGGTTTGTAAAGGGAGTAGCCAACACCGAAGCCGTAATGGTTACCGAATATAATAACCAAACAGATGATAATGGCACAAACCCCAATGGATACGATAATGCTACCAGGCCGGCATACTTGGGCACAAAAGGCGGTTCAAATCAGCCAACATGGGATATGGTGAAAAGTTATCCAATGCTTGATGGAGCTGCCCCGGGTGCTTCATCAAAGTATACCTATTCTGATAATACGTTTTTTGATAACCGCGACCCGCGGTTTAACCTTACAATAGCTTACAATGGCTGCAAATGGCCACTTTTGGGCAACACCAATTACAGGCTGTGGACATACTTTTACTACAGCAATGCCGCCGGTACAAGTACCAAATCTACCGAGCCTACGTCGCCAACCGGAAGCGGTTTTTACTTGCGCAAAGCTATTGATCCTTCAATTTCATTAAGTAACACGCAATATATTGGTACCGACTGGATTGAGATACGCTATGCCGAGGTATTGCTTAACCAGGCCGAATGCGCGGCTGCTTTAGGCGATGTTACCACAGCTTATACCAATTTGGTTGCCTTAAGGAAAAGGGCTGGTGTTGAAGCGGGCGCCGATAATTTGTACGGCCTGCAGGCAGGTATGGGCGCCGATCAAATGATAAGCGCTATCATGACCGAGCGACAAATTGAATTGGCCTTTGAGGGTAAAAGATACTGGGATTTGCGCCGCAGGAAATTACTGGAAAGTACTTTAAATGGCAAAAAGAGAACGGGCGTTACTATCACACTAAATAATACAGGCACAGGTAAGGACTACCTGCTATTAACCCGCGATGCTTTGGCAAATACATCTTTAGATGATCTTTATACCACATCGTTTACCGTTAAATCAAAAACGCTGGATACTTATAACCTTGCAGTACAATCTGAAGATTATTATTTTGGCATACCTACGGCAGCGCTGCAAAACAATTCAAATTTATTGCAAACCAATACCTGGGGCGGCGCATTTGACCCTTTGAAATAA
- a CDS encoding SusC/RagA family TonB-linked outer membrane protein, which yields MRKFFLLFSILLIISSMLKAQTRTVTGKVVSSDKNEPLIGVSVQVKGSTAGTTTDTSGRYSIKVTNLQSVVIRVQYIGYSFQEKTLNVGEMNADFKMVPTSSNLDEVVIVGYGAQKRSHLTGAVETVDMTKIQDIPTTNLAAALKGTNAAVGVSGGTARPGQNASITIRNPIFLAKDGGSTDPLYIIDGAKRTLSDFNLLDQSEVENISILKDAAAAIYGIEGANGVIIVKTKRGHSGQPKISFSASAGSADAVQLPKMMSGLQLATWLNDYEQGLNGFNITPDGYIGGDLTKKDLNYYTPDELAYFADNNNNFLKQAFHPALVERGAVNVSGGNDKVTYFAGANYVNQNSNFSGVNTNRFGFRGSVDAKLAQGLKLSLSLSEDVSKSKSYWYKLSGTSESLDNDFLSLNQAPPWQQYFIDGHPVYLSSRTATDNINFFAVQNSNNYTSSNNYIMNALANLSYDIPGVKGLSANVSYNRNINNNFSKQYGTSFVYYQYSGTGSNNHIPGGTIVGTPTIKNGDRVRLTPSITDNYQFNASLNYNRIFGKHEISFIALYEQYETSFEGVNAEADGVILNGKDNQNFTTGAQSSNQASSISEGGKQAYAARLNYGYADKYLVELSLRADANTNFPPRNQWGYFPSGSVGWVVSKEDFFKNVSFVDFFKLRASVGSLGSYNTKAYQYAVNYKIGTGSGGGAVFGGNNADKGIGLTTNIAIANPDYTWDHDTKTNYGIDLRFLNNRLSATADYFWDHHYNMLASLNSSVPVTVGATPSTENYGSINTFGYEVSVSWKDHIGKNWTYNVSPFFTWSDNKYLKYDLSSGLAGTFQDLTNKSGDQGTLGYKSLGIIRTQADADAIIAERATAAGGAGNVTIMSQAVKPGMLNFQDLNGDGIIDSKDLQFLGHKSNNHYSMGFNFGGSYKSLSLNVIMGLSWGGTASIEGAATKQATASENRPVFWADHWTPTNTEAKYPAPYYYQTYAVTTDFWFVSPVTWNISSANLSYALPDNISKKLGMASVRAYVVATNPVSFLNPYPNSYRSQSTPFTSYPNLRTISFGLNLGF from the coding sequence ATGAGAAAATTTTTCCTCTTATTTTCGATATTGCTGATTATCAGTAGTATGTTGAAGGCCCAAACCCGAACCGTAACCGGCAAGGTGGTGAGCAGCGACAAAAACGAGCCCCTGATAGGCGTTTCTGTTCAGGTAAAAGGGAGCACAGCCGGTACCACAACCGATACCAGTGGCAGGTATTCTATTAAAGTTACCAACTTGCAAAGCGTGGTAATCAGAGTACAATACATTGGCTACTCGTTCCAGGAAAAAACATTAAATGTTGGCGAAATGAATGCCGATTTTAAAATGGTACCCACATCAAGCAATCTTGACGAGGTGGTGATAGTTGGTTACGGAGCCCAAAAAAGAAGTCACCTTACCGGCGCTGTTGAAACCGTAGATATGACGAAGATACAAGATATCCCAACAACCAATCTTGCTGCCGCGCTAAAGGGTACCAACGCCGCGGTTGGCGTATCCGGCGGTACAGCAAGGCCCGGGCAAAATGCGTCTATCACTATTCGCAACCCCATTTTCCTGGCAAAAGATGGTGGCAGCACCGATCCTTTATACATTATTGACGGAGCCAAGCGCACACTTTCAGACTTTAACCTGCTGGATCAGAGTGAGGTTGAAAATATCTCGATTTTGAAAGACGCCGCGGCCGCCATTTACGGTATCGAGGGAGCCAATGGCGTAATCATTGTAAAAACAAAACGGGGTCACTCTGGTCAGCCAAAAATAAGCTTTAGCGCGTCGGCAGGTTCGGCAGATGCGGTTCAATTGCCTAAAATGATGTCGGGCCTACAACTGGCAACTTGGTTAAATGATTATGAACAAGGCTTGAACGGGTTTAACATAACCCCTGATGGCTATATAGGCGGAGATTTAACAAAAAAAGACCTCAACTATTATACTCCTGATGAACTGGCCTATTTTGCCGATAACAACAATAACTTTTTAAAACAGGCGTTTCACCCGGCCTTAGTTGAGCGTGGAGCAGTTAACGTTAGTGGCGGTAACGATAAGGTTACTTATTTTGCCGGCGCAAATTACGTTAATCAAAACTCCAACTTCTCGGGTGTTAATACCAACCGTTTTGGTTTTCGCGGTAGTGTTGATGCAAAACTGGCGCAAGGCTTAAAGCTTAGCTTATCGCTAAGCGAAGATGTATCCAAAAGCAAAAGCTATTGGTACAAACTGTCTGGCACATCCGAAAGTCTTGACAACGACTTTTTATCACTAAACCAGGCACCGCCATGGCAGCAATATTTTATAGATGGCCATCCGGTATACCTAAGCTCAAGAACAGCTACCGATAATATTAACTTTTTTGCAGTACAAAACTCAAATAATTATACCAGTAGCAATAATTACATTATGAATGCGCTGGCTAACCTAAGCTACGATATTCCGGGTGTAAAAGGCTTATCTGCAAATGTGAGTTATAACAGGAATATCAATAATAACTTCAGTAAGCAATACGGTACAAGCTTTGTTTATTACCAATACTCGGGTACCGGCTCAAATAACCATATACCGGGGGGCACAATTGTGGGTACACCCACAATAAAAAACGGGGATAGGGTAAGGCTAACGCCAAGCATTACGGATAATTACCAGTTTAACGCCAGCCTTAACTATAACCGTATTTTTGGTAAGCACGAAATATCATTTATTGCCCTTTATGAGCAATATGAAACCAGTTTTGAAGGCGTAAACGCCGAGGCTGACGGCGTAATACTTAACGGTAAAGACAACCAGAACTTTACAACCGGCGCACAATCATCAAACCAGGCATCTTCTATTAGTGAAGGTGGTAAACAGGCTTACGCAGCCCGTTTAAATTATGGTTATGCGGATAAATACCTGGTTGAATTATCGTTAAGGGCCGATGCCAATACCAATTTTCCTCCGAGAAACCAATGGGGATATTTTCCGTCGGGTTCTGTTGGATGGGTGGTATCCAAAGAAGATTTCTTTAAAAATGTTTCTTTTGTCGATTTCTTCAAGCTAAGGGCTTCCGTGGGTTCGTTGGGGAGTTATAACACAAAAGCATACCAATACGCTGTAAATTACAAAATTGGTACCGGAAGCGGCGGTGGCGCCGTATTTGGCGGCAACAACGCCGATAAAGGTATAGGCTTAACAACCAACATTGCTATTGCCAATCCTGATTATACCTGGGACCACGACACCAAAACGAACTACGGGATCGACCTTCGTTTCCTCAACAATCGTTTATCGGCCACTGCCGATTACTTTTGGGACCATCACTATAATATGCTGGCCAGTTTAAACTCATCGGTTCCGGTTACAGTTGGGGCCACGCCTTCAACAGAAAACTACGGCAGCATCAACACATTCGGTTACGAGGTGAGTGTATCATGGAAAGACCATATAGGTAAAAACTGGACCTACAATGTTAGCCCGTTTTTTACCTGGAGCGATAATAAGTACCTGAAATATGACCTGTCTTCGGGATTGGCAGGTACCTTCCAGGATTTAACTAATAAATCAGGAGATCAGGGTACATTGGGTTATAAATCATTAGGCATTATCAGGACACAGGCCGATGCCGACGCGATTATTGCAGAACGTGCAACCGCGGCAGGCGGAGCTGGTAACGTAACTATCATGTCGCAGGCGGTTAAGCCTGGTATGTTAAACTTCCAGGATTTGAATGGCGATGGTATAATTGATTCGAAAGATTTACAGTTCCTTGGTCATAAATCCAATAATCATTATTCCATGGGCTTTAACTTCGGCGGCTCCTATAAATCACTAAGTTTAAATGTGATCATGGGCTTATCATGGGGCGGTACAGCATCAATTGAAGGAGCGGCAACCAAACAGGCTACCGCTTCAGAAAATCGCCCGGTTTTCTGGGCTGATCACTGGACACCAACCAACACTGAAGCAAAATATCCGGCGCCGTATTATTATCAAACTTATGCCGTAACAACCGATTTTTGGTTTGTGAGCCCGGTTACCTGGAATATTTCGAGCGCTAATTTAAGCTATGCTTTGCCCGATAATATTTCAAAAAAACTTGGTATGGCCAGTGTAAGGGCATATGTAGTAGCAACTAATCCGGTTTCGTTTTTAAATCCGTATCCAAACAGTTACCGAAGCCAGTCGACGCCATTTACTTCATATCCCAACCTTCGTACAATATCTTTTGGTTTAAACTTAGGTTTTTAA
- a CDS encoding DUF3826 domain-containing protein: MMMKKYTVILALIFAGCTASLAQSAPDSNTGDKYTAVIMQRAAKIVDVLNISDSVKYKKVRDIIVDQYRNLNDIYNDRNAKNKAIKQQFADDKAAAVTKTADVDSGMVKQLSVLHGQYLSKLTAELNADQVDKVKDGMTYRIYPITYTAYLDEIPNLSSLQKDKIKGWLLEARENAIDAESSEKKHAWFGKFKGRINNYLSAQGYDMKKEGEEWQKRIKERAATKK, encoded by the coding sequence ATGATGATGAAAAAATATACTGTTATACTGGCGTTGATTTTTGCAGGATGCACAGCGTCGCTTGCACAATCGGCGCCGGATAGTAATACCGGCGATAAGTACACCGCGGTAATTATGCAACGCGCCGCAAAAATTGTTGATGTGTTAAATATTAGCGACTCGGTGAAGTACAAAAAGGTGCGCGATATTATAGTTGACCAGTACCGGAATCTTAATGATATATACAACGACAGGAACGCTAAAAACAAAGCAATTAAACAACAGTTTGCCGATGATAAAGCGGCAGCGGTAACCAAAACCGCAGATGTGGATAGTGGGATGGTTAAACAGCTGAGCGTGCTGCACGGCCAATACCTTTCAAAATTAACTGCCGAACTAAATGCCGACCAGGTGGATAAAGTAAAGGATGGCATGACTTATCGCATTTACCCCATAACGTACACCGCTTATTTAGATGAGATACCTAACCTTTCCAGCCTGCAAAAAGATAAAATAAAAGGCTGGTTGCTGGAAGCGCGTGAAAATGCTATAGATGCGGAATCGTCAGAGAAAAAGCACGCCTGGTTTGGCAAATTTAAGGGCCGTATCAATAATTACCTGTCGGCGCAGGGATACGACATGAAGAAGGAAGGCGAGGAGTGGCAAAAACGGATTAAAGAAAGGGCTGCTACAAAAAAATAA